One genomic window of Sporosarcina ureae includes the following:
- a CDS encoding DUF350 domain-containing protein — MNHTGFWSHPLVETAGYFSVVTLCLIVSMVLFEIVTKYKNWEEIRKGNLSVAMATGGKIFGVANIFRYSIEQHNSLPQMMGWGLFGFVLLVFAYLLFEFLTPKFKVDEEIQADNRSVGFISLCISVGLSFVIGASIS, encoded by the coding sequence ATGAATCATACGGGATTTTGGAGTCATCCATTGGTTGAGACGGCCGGGTATTTCAGTGTCGTTACACTGTGCTTGATCGTGTCGATGGTGCTATTTGAAATTGTAACAAAATATAAAAACTGGGAAGAGATTCGTAAAGGAAACTTGTCAGTGGCGATGGCGACAGGCGGAAAGATATTTGGTGTCGCAAATATTTTCCGCTATTCAATCGAGCAGCACAACAGCTTGCCGCAGATGATGGGCTGGGGCTTATTCGGTTTCGTGCTTCTTGTCTTTGCCTACTTGCTGTTCGAATTCCTGACGCCGAAGTTTAAAGTGGACGAGGAGATTCAAGCGGACAACCGCTCCGTCGGCTTCATCTCACTCTGCATTTCGGTAGGTCTGTCATTCGTCATCGGCGCCAGTATTTCATAG
- a CDS encoding endonuclease MutS2, with protein MEKRVLKTLEFDKIIQQVAAQCTSIVGRAHIEQLVPSKSLEDVNRLLEETDEGLALLRIRGNVPMGGIHDIRSHAKRAQIGGMLSAMELVEIADTIRASRILRQFLEAVATEGEISIPHLIARKEAMPVLTAIEHEINAAIDDNGRVMDSASSALRSIRQSLRIQESRVRERLESYTKGKNASKMLSDAIVTMRNDRYCIPVKAEYRSHYGGVIHDMSSSGQTLFIEPDAVVQANNEIRELKVKEQEEIEKILLALSASVQEIAHELFTLVQLLAEVDVILAKAKYGTANKCTKPAVNADGYMRLSKARHPLLPINEAVANTIEFGTDVTTIVITGPNTGGKTVTLKTVGLCTLMAQSGLPIPVLDGSEIAVFDSIYADIGDEQSIEQSLSTFSSHMVNIVNILKKFDDRSLLLFDELGSGTDPQEGAALAISILDEVHGTGARVMATTHYPELKAYSFNRAGVTNASVEFDIDTLSPTYRLLIGVPGRSNAFEISKRLGLQSHVIDRAKSFTGENRGEVDSMIASLETSRVQSEKDAERTHDVLLETEKLKKELHDKLQEFEEQKDRLTEAAKEKAKKIVDQAKTESEAVISDLRALRMNAGASVKEHELIEARKRLEGAAPEEKKKKTIKAQAGPRPLQIGDEVKVLAYGQKGTLVEKVSDKEWIVQIGILKMKLQESGLQYTKPEKEKKHVTVSAVKGRSEHVKMELDLRGERYEDALVRTEKYIDDALLSNYHQVNIIHGKGTGALRQGVQQYLKKHSRVKSYRFGEASEGGSGVTVVELK; from the coding sequence TTGGAAAAGCGTGTCTTAAAAACACTTGAATTTGATAAAATCATTCAACAAGTAGCGGCACAATGTACGTCCATTGTGGGCCGTGCACATATAGAGCAATTAGTACCTTCAAAAAGTCTGGAAGATGTCAATCGGTTACTTGAGGAAACAGATGAAGGTTTGGCGCTTCTACGAATCCGTGGGAATGTCCCGATGGGTGGAATCCATGATATACGATCCCATGCGAAACGAGCGCAAATTGGTGGAATGTTAAGCGCAATGGAACTAGTGGAAATTGCAGATACTATCCGTGCCAGCAGAATTCTTCGTCAGTTTTTAGAAGCTGTTGCAACTGAAGGCGAGATTTCTATTCCTCATTTAATCGCCCGTAAAGAAGCGATGCCGGTCTTGACAGCAATCGAACATGAAATTAATGCAGCAATCGATGATAATGGTCGAGTGATGGACAGTGCATCATCCGCGTTACGTTCGATTCGTCAGAGCTTACGTATCCAAGAAAGCCGTGTGCGTGAACGTCTTGAAAGTTATACTAAAGGGAAGAACGCATCGAAAATGCTTTCTGACGCAATCGTAACGATGCGTAATGATCGTTATTGTATTCCCGTTAAAGCGGAATATCGTTCTCACTATGGCGGTGTTATTCACGATATGTCTTCATCTGGCCAAACATTGTTCATCGAACCGGATGCAGTCGTTCAGGCAAATAACGAGATTCGTGAACTGAAAGTTAAAGAGCAGGAAGAAATCGAAAAGATTTTGCTTGCCTTGTCTGCAAGTGTTCAAGAAATTGCTCATGAGTTATTCACATTAGTACAGCTATTGGCAGAAGTTGATGTCATTTTAGCGAAAGCGAAATACGGTACTGCCAATAAATGTACTAAACCAGCCGTTAACGCGGATGGCTATATGCGTCTCTCTAAAGCGCGTCACCCACTCCTACCTATTAATGAAGCGGTAGCGAATACGATTGAATTTGGTACAGACGTTACGACGATTGTGATCACTGGTCCAAATACAGGTGGGAAGACCGTTACGCTAAAAACAGTGGGACTTTGCACGTTGATGGCACAATCAGGTCTGCCTATTCCAGTACTTGACGGTTCTGAAATTGCTGTCTTTGATTCGATTTATGCAGATATCGGGGATGAGCAATCGATTGAACAGAGCTTGAGTACATTTTCTTCCCATATGGTCAACATCGTGAATATATTGAAGAAGTTCGATGATCGCTCTCTATTATTATTCGATGAATTAGGCTCAGGGACGGATCCTCAAGAAGGTGCTGCTCTTGCCATATCCATTCTGGATGAAGTGCATGGTACTGGCGCACGTGTAATGGCAACGACTCATTATCCAGAATTAAAAGCGTATAGCTTTAACCGGGCGGGTGTGACCAATGCGAGTGTTGAATTCGACATTGATACGTTGAGTCCTACCTATCGTTTACTGATCGGTGTACCGGGACGAAGTAATGCGTTTGAAATTTCTAAACGATTAGGTTTACAAAGTCATGTAATAGATCGTGCAAAGAGTTTCACCGGAGAAAATCGTGGAGAAGTAGATTCTATGATCGCTTCTCTTGAAACGAGCCGTGTACAATCCGAAAAAGATGCTGAACGAACACATGACGTACTTTTGGAAACAGAGAAGCTGAAAAAAGAATTACACGATAAACTCCAAGAATTCGAAGAGCAAAAAGACCGTTTAACAGAAGCAGCCAAAGAGAAAGCAAAAAAAATCGTGGATCAGGCAAAGACAGAATCCGAAGCGGTTATTTCAGACTTACGTGCTTTACGAATGAATGCCGGAGCTAGTGTCAAAGAGCATGAGCTAATAGAAGCCCGAAAGCGTTTGGAAGGCGCGGCACCTGAAGAAAAGAAAAAGAAAACCATTAAAGCACAAGCGGGACCTCGTCCATTACAAATAGGGGACGAAGTAAAAGTACTCGCATACGGACAAAAGGGAACTCTTGTTGAGAAGGTTTCAGATAAAGAATGGATCGTTCAAATTGGTATTTTGAAGATGAAATTACAAGAGTCTGGACTGCAATATACGAAGCCTGAGAAAGAAAAGAAACATGTCACAGTCTCAGCAGTAAAAGGTCGTTCTGAGCATGTGAAAATGGAGCTCGATTTACGTGGTGAACGATATGAAGATGCTCTTGTACGTACTGAGAAGTATATTGATGACGCGTTATTGTCCAACTACCATCAAGTGAATATTATTCACGGTAAAGGAACGGGGGCACTTCGACAAGGTGTTCAACAATACTTGAAAAAACATTCACGCGTGAAATCCTATCGCTTTGGTGAAGCAAGCGAAGGCGGAAGTGGCGTTACTGTAGTAGAATTAAAATAA
- the polX gene encoding DNA polymerase/3'-5' exonuclease PolX has translation MNKKTIIRTFEKIALYMELLGENHFKVAAFRKAASILELDTRSLAEMDDILSLKGIGKGTGAVITDLMEKGTSDVLMELEEKVPKGLIPLLNIPGLGGKKIAKLREALNIDSIESLQAACERQEVSKIPGFGKKTEENLLREMEILANRSGKTPIWQVAKIVDIVQAELQLIDEIQKFQVAGSYRRREEESSDVDWILVTNKPQIVREKILAALPIEKVIAAGDAKLSISLDTEHPIDADFRFVTEDQFATALHHFTGSAAHNIRMRQLAKNRKQKISEYGVEDESGQVQTFSSEKEFFAHFDLPFIPPSIRKDGTELDRASEISKLVTPELIRSDLHMHTTWSDGGHSIEEMVEACRAKGYSHLVITDHSQYLKVANGLTPERLLQQIEEIREVNAKYDDIEVFCGTEMDILPDGKLDFEDEILEQLDFVIASIHSSFNQPQEQIMERLHAACKNPHVHMIAHPTGRIIGQREGYNPDIEQLIKWASEYGKILEVNASPYRLDLRTEHVIQAMKAGVNIAINTDAHATEQLDIMPIGVEYAQKAWLPAEQVINTWPLETFIEKVIRK, from the coding sequence TTGAATAAAAAGACGATCATTCGTACATTTGAAAAAATTGCATTATATATGGAGTTACTAGGAGAAAACCATTTTAAGGTAGCTGCGTTCAGGAAAGCCGCTTCGATTCTGGAATTGGACACAAGAAGTCTCGCTGAGATGGATGATATCTTGTCGTTGAAGGGAATTGGTAAAGGAACCGGTGCGGTCATTACGGATTTAATGGAAAAAGGAACTTCAGATGTCTTGATGGAGCTTGAAGAGAAGGTTCCAAAAGGTTTGATTCCTCTCTTGAATATACCTGGATTAGGCGGAAAGAAAATAGCCAAATTACGGGAAGCGTTGAACATCGATTCGATTGAATCACTTCAAGCAGCTTGTGAAAGACAAGAGGTAAGCAAAATTCCGGGATTCGGTAAAAAGACAGAAGAAAACTTATTGCGTGAAATGGAAATACTCGCAAATCGTTCGGGCAAGACACCGATTTGGCAAGTGGCGAAAATCGTGGATATCGTTCAGGCTGAACTACAGTTGATTGATGAAATTCAGAAGTTTCAAGTAGCGGGCAGTTATCGTAGGCGCGAAGAAGAAAGTTCGGATGTGGACTGGATTCTCGTAACGAACAAACCGCAAATTGTTCGTGAAAAAATCTTAGCGGCGTTACCAATCGAAAAAGTGATCGCAGCAGGCGATGCTAAACTATCGATTTCGCTTGATACAGAACACCCAATCGATGCAGATTTTCGTTTTGTCACTGAAGACCAATTCGCGACAGCACTTCATCACTTTACTGGCTCTGCCGCGCATAATATACGGATGCGCCAGTTGGCTAAAAACCGTAAACAGAAAATTAGTGAATACGGTGTAGAAGATGAATCAGGCCAAGTACAGACATTTTCTAGTGAAAAAGAATTCTTTGCTCATTTTGATTTGCCATTTATTCCACCAAGTATCCGCAAGGACGGTACGGAACTCGATCGGGCAAGTGAGATTTCTAAACTTGTCACGCCTGAACTGATTCGTTCCGATCTTCATATGCATACTACTTGGTCAGATGGCGGGCATTCTATAGAAGAGATGGTGGAAGCTTGTCGTGCAAAAGGCTATTCACATCTGGTCATCACCGATCATTCGCAGTATTTAAAAGTGGCAAATGGTTTAACACCTGAGCGTCTATTACAGCAAATTGAAGAAATACGTGAAGTGAACGCGAAGTATGATGACATTGAAGTATTCTGCGGAACCGAGATGGATATTCTACCGGATGGAAAATTAGATTTTGAAGATGAGATTCTAGAGCAACTTGACTTCGTCATTGCATCCATTCACTCTAGTTTCAATCAACCACAGGAGCAGATTATGGAGCGCCTACATGCTGCATGTAAAAATCCACACGTGCACATGATTGCCCACCCGACAGGCCGTATTATTGGTCAACGTGAAGGATATAATCCAGACATCGAGCAACTCATCAAATGGGCGAGCGAATACGGCAAAATACTTGAAGTGAACGCAAGTCCATATCGTTTGGATTTGCGCACAGAACATGTAATCCAAGCTATGAAAGCTGGTGTCAATATTGCGATCAATACAGATGCGCACGCGACAGAACAACTTGATATTATGCCGATTGGCGTAGAATATGCACAAAAAGCTTGGCTTCCTGCTGAGCAGGTAATCAACACATGGCCACTTGAAACATTTATTGAGAAAGTGATCCGTAAATGA
- the rnhC gene encoding ribonuclease HIII, whose product MSNQVIVLSEKEMLEVLRFYETNKVTRNAPGVIFAAKIADTSITAYRSGKVLFQGAGADREAARWGTLGTVTKVTPSGAKGDTLPANFASLSVLGSDETGTGDFFGPITVAACFVSSDQIELVKELGVKDSKQLTDAYMQQIAEDLKRVVTYSVLTLDNMKYNEIQSRGWSQGKIKAILHNQALQEVLDKMSPVLPEHILIDQFADRRVYYNYLKDESSIIRDKVLFSTKAENLHVSVATASILARVAFLEAMDQLSSQAGVTLPKGAGPKVDQIACQIIRKKGEPFLHTITKVHFANTQKALKLAYKK is encoded by the coding sequence ATGAGTAATCAGGTCATTGTCCTGTCTGAAAAAGAAATGCTGGAAGTACTTCGCTTCTATGAAACAAATAAAGTCACTCGTAATGCACCAGGTGTCATTTTCGCAGCTAAGATTGCGGATACGTCTATTACTGCTTACCGGTCTGGTAAAGTGTTGTTTCAAGGTGCAGGTGCAGACAGAGAGGCTGCACGTTGGGGAACTCTAGGAACTGTAACGAAAGTGACACCATCTGGAGCAAAAGGTGACACATTACCTGCAAATTTCGCATCGCTATCCGTTCTCGGCTCTGATGAGACAGGGACTGGGGATTTCTTCGGTCCTATCACAGTAGCCGCCTGTTTTGTCAGTAGTGACCAGATTGAATTGGTAAAGGAACTAGGAGTAAAGGATTCCAAACAACTTACAGATGCGTATATGCAGCAAATCGCAGAGGATCTGAAACGAGTTGTAACATACTCTGTGCTGACGCTTGATAACATGAAATATAATGAGATTCAGAGCAGAGGATGGTCGCAAGGTAAGATCAAGGCTATTCTTCATAATCAAGCGCTTCAGGAAGTACTGGATAAAATGAGTCCTGTCTTACCGGAACACATTCTCATTGACCAGTTTGCGGATCGACGTGTCTATTATAATTATCTAAAGGATGAATCTAGTATTATCCGAGACAAAGTGCTGTTTTCGACAAAAGCAGAAAATCTCCACGTATCGGTAGCCACTGCTTCTATTCTGGCACGGGTTGCATTCCTTGAAGCAATGGATCAATTAAGCAGTCAAGCTGGTGTGACATTACCAAAAGGTGCTGGACCTAAAGTGGATCAAATAGCTTGTCAAATCATCCGTAAAAAAGGAGAGCCATTTCTACACACCATCACAAAAGTACATTTCGCCAATACACAAAAAGCATTGAAACTCGCTTATAAAAAATAA
- a CDS encoding AMP-binding protein: MTKKPWLAAYPKEIPTTLAYENIPLQDYLTRSGKKYSNNTAMHFMGKDITFKEFHESALKFATYLQKLGIVKGDRVAIMLPNCPQSAIAYFGILYAGAIVVQTNPLYTERELHYQLSDSGAKVIISLDILFPRVTKAMDGTALENIIITGIKDYLPFPKNLVYPFIQKKEHKLMVKVEHRGMHHVYTEIMKTTKPDPIHVAYENGDIALLQYTGGTTGPPKGVELTHSNLISNTEMCSAWLYKTADGEETIMGILPFFHVYGMTTVLIFAVMKGHKMVLIPKFDFKTALKDIDKQKPTLFPGAPTIYIGLLNHPDLEKYDLSSIKACISGSAALPIEVKEKFEAVTGGKLVEGYGLTETSPVAMANFVWDGLEKRGSIGVPWPDTDGCVLGPSSSEPLPVGEIGEIAIKGPQVMKGYWNRPDDTQESFREGWFLTGDLGYMDEDGYFYVVDRKKDMIIASGFNVYPREIEEVLYEHPAIQECIVAGVPDPYRGETVKAYIVLKEGYSVTEKELDTYCRKQLAAFKVPKHYDFREDLPKTAVGKILRRTLVEEERKKLTEVQNSLKSS, from the coding sequence ATGACAAAGAAACCTTGGCTTGCTGCATATCCAAAAGAAATCCCGACTACTTTAGCTTATGAAAATATTCCATTGCAAGACTATCTAACGAGGTCGGGCAAAAAATATTCAAACAACACAGCGATGCATTTTATGGGGAAAGACATCACGTTCAAAGAATTTCACGAGTCCGCCTTAAAATTTGCGACCTATTTACAAAAGTTAGGGATCGTAAAAGGTGATCGCGTTGCCATTATGCTACCGAACTGTCCGCAAAGCGCTATCGCTTACTTTGGAATTCTCTATGCAGGTGCAATTGTGGTTCAGACAAATCCATTATATACAGAGCGCGAATTGCACTACCAACTTTCTGATTCGGGTGCAAAAGTGATTATATCACTTGATATTTTGTTCCCCCGTGTCACGAAAGCCATGGACGGAACTGCGCTTGAAAATATTATTATTACGGGGATCAAAGATTATCTCCCATTCCCAAAAAATCTAGTCTATCCATTCATTCAGAAAAAAGAACATAAGTTGATGGTGAAAGTGGAGCATCGTGGTATGCATCATGTATATACAGAAATAATGAAAACGACAAAACCCGATCCAATTCATGTAGCTTATGAAAATGGTGATATTGCATTATTGCAATATACCGGAGGAACTACAGGACCGCCAAAAGGTGTAGAACTGACACATTCCAATTTAATTAGCAATACTGAAATGTGCAGTGCATGGTTATACAAAACGGCTGATGGCGAAGAAACGATTATGGGCATTCTACCGTTTTTCCATGTTTATGGTATGACGACAGTTTTAATTTTTGCTGTAATGAAAGGTCATAAAATGGTCTTGATACCTAAATTTGATTTCAAGACGGCATTGAAAGATATTGATAAACAAAAACCTACATTATTCCCGGGAGCACCAACGATCTATATTGGGCTATTGAATCATCCTGATTTGGAAAAATATGATCTATCTTCTATTAAAGCTTGTATTAGTGGATCTGCTGCATTACCAATTGAAGTGAAAGAAAAGTTTGAAGCGGTAACCGGTGGAAAGCTTGTAGAAGGATATGGCTTAACTGAGACATCTCCAGTCGCTATGGCTAACTTTGTGTGGGATGGATTGGAAAAGCGTGGCTCTATTGGAGTTCCATGGCCTGATACAGATGGATGTGTACTTGGCCCAAGTTCATCAGAACCGTTGCCGGTAGGAGAAATTGGGGAGATTGCGATAAAAGGACCTCAAGTAATGAAAGGTTATTGGAATAGACCTGATGACACACAGGAATCATTCCGTGAAGGATGGTTTTTGACAGGAGATCTAGGGTATATGGATGAGGACGGCTACTTCTATGTTGTCGATCGTAAAAAAGATATGATTATTGCAAGCGGGTTCAATGTCTATCCACGTGAGATCGAAGAAGTCCTGTATGAGCACCCAGCTATTCAAGAATGTATCGTAGCAGGTGTACCGGATCCATATCGTGGTGAAACAGTTAAAGCGTATATTGTCTTAAAAGAAGGATATTCCGTAACAGAAAAAGAATTAGATACGTATTGCAGAAAACAACTTGCTGCATTTAAAGTTCCAAAGCATTATGACTTCCGAGAAGATCTTCCTAAAACGGCGGTAGGTAAAATACTGCGCAGAACATTAGTGGAAGAAGAACGAAAGAAATTAACGGAAGTTCAAAATTCATTAAAAAGTTCGTAA
- the zapA gene encoding cell division protein ZapA — protein MADTKRARVTVEIYGQTYTVVGTEPSSHVRYVASLVDEKMREISKHNRHLDSKRIAVLTAVNNVHEFLKLQERVKELEDEVKKLKG, from the coding sequence ATGGCGGACACTAAAAGGGCAAGAGTGACAGTTGAAATCTACGGACAAACATATACAGTTGTTGGTACGGAACCATCTTCACATGTGCGTTATGTGGCCTCGCTCGTTGATGAAAAAATGCGCGAAATTAGTAAGCATAATCGACATCTCGACAGCAAAAGGATTGCTGTTCTGACGGCGGTAAATAATGTGCATGAATTTCTAAAATTACAAGAGAGAGTAAAAGAATTAGAAGATGAAGTGAAAAAACTGAAGGGTTGA
- a CDS encoding CvpA family protein, which produces MIDLLIILLLVGGLIAGFRRGFIVQLIHMLGLIVSVIVAYKFYKPFAEKLILWIPYPGATAVDTLSWTFENLDMDMTFYRLIAFILIFIGMKLILQFVGSMLDFIKHIPILGFGARLIGAGLGFIEFYVIIFFLLSLLAMLPAEVIQNSLSHSLLAKAIFEHTPIISSAIRNWWFVYLG; this is translated from the coding sequence ATGATAGATTTACTCATTATTTTACTGCTTGTAGGCGGCTTGATTGCGGGTTTTAGACGCGGATTCATCGTACAGCTCATCCATATGTTAGGATTGATTGTATCGGTAATCGTGGCGTATAAGTTCTACAAGCCATTTGCAGAAAAATTAATATTATGGATACCATATCCGGGGGCAACTGCAGTTGATACACTTAGCTGGACGTTCGAAAACTTGGATATGGATATGACGTTTTATCGTTTGATCGCATTTATTTTAATTTTTATCGGAATGAAGCTGATTTTGCAATTCGTTGGTTCTATGTTGGATTTTATCAAGCATATTCCGATTCTTGGTTTCGGCGCACGTCTAATTGGGGCTGGACTGGGCTTTATTGAATTCTACGTCATCATCTTTTTCTTATTATCTTTACTTGCGATGCTTCCTGCTGAAGTCATTCAAAACTCATTAAGTCATTCATTGCTGGCAAAAGCAATATTCGAACATACACCAATTATTTCCTCGGCAATAAGAAATTGGTGGTTCGTTTATCTAGGCTAA